In the genome of Triticum urartu cultivar G1812 chromosome 5, Tu2.1, whole genome shotgun sequence, one region contains:
- the LOC125506120 gene encoding BTB/POZ and MATH domain-containing protein 3-like, which translates to MAEECKISAAMVSEERSYARSYVLKVDGYSRAKALLKNGEDVASTPFSVGGHDWAVRYYPNGNDDDSTDFISLYLEPKSADAEDVKAKFTFSVLDEDGEPVPSYSCDNWGYPNFVKKADLEASVHIRDDCLTIRCDVTVIHGEETTVPLTDLHQHLGDLLNNKDAADLTFQVGGQSFSAHRCVLAARSSVFKAELLGTMEESYAASPIEIRDMEADVFKSLLHFIYTDTVPPVLDVVMAGHLLVAADRYNIGRLKMICEKKLCSHIDSGMVATSLALAEQHGFHALKKACLKYLASPSNLEAMMVSDGYEHLKSSCPSVFKDLVAGILPAELKAAKDIIMTTWK; encoded by the exons ATGGCAGAGGAATGCAAGATTTCTGCTGCCATGGTATCTGAGGAAAGGTCTTATGCGCGGTCATATGTGCTCAAGGTAGATGGATACTCAAGAGCCAAGGCGCTACTCAAGAACGGCGAGGACGTGGCCTCTACCCCTTTCAGTGTTGGCGGCCACGACTGGGCCGTGCGCTACTACCCAAACGGCAACGATGATGATTCTACCGATTTCATCTCTCTTTATCTCGAGCCTAAATCTGccgatgctgaagatgtgaaggCGAAATTCACGTTCAGTGTACTTGACGAGGATGGAGAACCGGTGCCCTCATACAGCT GTGATAACTGGGGTTACCCTAACTTCGTCAAGAAGGCTGATCTGGAGGCATCGGTGCATATAAGAGACGACTGTCTCACCATCAGGTGCGATGTCACCGTCATCCACGGCGAAGAAACAACTGTTCCTCTAACCGACCTGCACCAGCATCTTGGTGACCTCCTAAACAACAAGGATGCAGCAGACCTAACCTTTCAGGTTGGTGGACAGAGTTTCTCGGCCCATAGGTGTGTCCTCGCTGCTCGGTCATCAGTCTTCAAGGCGGAGCTCCTCGGCACCATGGAGGAGAGTTATGCAGCTAGTCCTATTGAAATCCGTGACATGGAAGCTGATGTGTTCAAGTCCTTGCTCCACTTCATATACACCGACACAGTTCCTCCTGTGCTTGATGTGGTGATGGCTGGCCATCTACTTGTTGCGGCTGACAGATACAACATCGGCAGGCTGAAGATGATATGCGAGAAGAAATTGTGCAGTCACATTGATTCCGGCATGGTGGCAACTAGTTTGGCATTGGCCGAGCAGCATGGTTTCCATGCTCTCAAAAAAGCTTGTTTAAAGTACCTTGCTTCTCCGTCCAATTTGGAGGCGATGATGGTGAGTGATGGGTATGAGCATCTGAAATCTAGTTGCCCATCTGTTTTCAAGGACCTCGTAGCTGGAATCCTCCCGGCTGAACTGAAAGCAGCAAAGGATATTATCATGACAACGTGGAAGTAA
- the LOC125507453 gene encoding BTB/POZ and MATH domain-containing protein 1-like, producing MNRSSQVHLSPQIAEPYEIPAAMIAESEKRSYVLKIDGYSMANALLKNGECMTSAPFSVGGHNWVVRYYPNGYPRHCDNYISLYVQLEAADAEDVKAKAKLKLSVLDKNANPVPSYSRTIPLHTFSRRAPDRGYHDFIHKAGIEVSPHLRDDCLTIRCDVTVVKDIDQEARIPPSDLHRHLGDLLQSKDGADLTFQVGGRTFPAHRCVLAARSSVFKAGLLGAMAESSSSTIEIRDMEPDVFEYLLHFIYTDSVPLLDVVMAGHLLEAADRYDIGRLKVICEEKLCSHIDSNMVATSLALAKQHGFRRLKQACLQFLASPSNLNATIASDGFKHLLSSCGWSAFEELRDRTSRLNSEKDIIMTFRK from the exons ATGAACCGGAGTTCCCAAGTGCACCTCTCGCCACAGATAG CAGAGCCCTACGAGATCCCTGCCGCCATGATCGCTGAATCCGAGAAAAGGTCGTACGTGCTCAAGATAGACGGATACTCGATGGCCAACGCGCTGCTCAAGAACGGGGAGTGCATGACTTCCGCCCCATTCAGCGTTGGAGGCCACAACTGGGTCGTGAGATATTACCCCAACGGCTATCCTAGGCACTGTGACAATTATATCTCTCTCTATGTACAGCTTGAAGCTGCCGATGCCGAGGACGTGAAGGCGAAGGCCAAATTGAAGCTCAGCGTACTCGACAAGAATGCAAATCCGGTGCCTTCGTACAGCCGTACCATCCCTCTACACACCTTCTCAAGGAGGGCTCCAGACCGTGGCTACCATGACTTCATCCACAAGGCTGGCATTGAGGTATCGCCGCACCTTAGAGACGATTGTCTCACCATCAGGTGCGATGTCACCGTCGTCAAGGACATCGACCAAGAAGCAAGGATTCCTCCAAGCGACCTCCACCGGCATCTCGGCGATCTCCTACAGAGCAAGGATGGAGCGGACCTGACTTTTCAAGTCGGCGGACGGACATTCCCGGCTCACAGGTGTGTCCTCGCAGCTCGGTCATCCGTGTTCAAGGCGGGGCTCCTCGGCGCCATGGCGGAGAGTTCCTCTAGTACTATTGAAATCCGTGACATGGAACCTGATGTGTTTGAGTACTTGCTCCATTTCATATACACCGACTCGGTTCCTCTACTTGATGTGGTGATGGCCGGGCATCTACTCGAAGCGGCTGACAGGTACGACATCGGTAGGCTGAAGGTGATATGCGAGGAGAAATTATGCAGTCATATTGATTCCAACATGGTGGCGACCAGCTTGGCTTTGGCCAAGCAGCATGGTTTCCGTCGTCTCAAACAAGCTTGTTTGCAGTTCCTTGCTTCTCCCTCCAATTTGAATGCTACGATAGCAAGTGATGGCTTTAAGCATCTGCTATCCAGCTGCGGCTGGTCTGCTTTTGAGGAGCTGAGAGATAGAACTAGCCGGCTGAATTCAGAAAAGGATATTATCATGACATTCCGGAAGTAA